One genomic window of Candidatus Nitrospira inopinata includes the following:
- a CDS encoding nucleotidyl transferase AbiEii/AbiGii toxin family protein, whose amino-acid sequence MTRKSVKDVAASVRQCLLNRSRERGEDFPLTLIYYALERLRYRLSRSAARERFVLKGAMVFSVWSGTPQRATRDLNLLRKGSNDVAALVKEFQEICRTPVEDDGLKFLADSITGEEIRDGEEYQGVRLSFEARLGVARIPIQVDIGFGDVVLPKPVFLTYPTLLDFPAPRLLAYPRETVIAEKFQSMVELGIANSRTKDFFDLWSLTRQFGFDGADLTQAIRGSFERRRMPLPTVSPVCLTEDFGAIRTSRHNGRAS is encoded by the coding sequence GTGACTCGGAAATCGGTCAAGGATGTCGCGGCCTCGGTACGCCAGTGTTTGCTGAACCGCTCGCGCGAGCGCGGCGAGGACTTTCCACTGACGCTCATTTATTATGCGCTGGAACGCCTGCGGTACCGGTTGAGCCGTTCGGCTGCGCGCGAGCGGTTCGTGTTGAAGGGCGCGATGGTGTTCTCCGTGTGGAGCGGCACGCCGCAGCGGGCGACGCGCGATCTCAACCTGCTCAGGAAAGGCTCCAACGACGTTGCTGCGCTCGTCAAAGAGTTCCAGGAAATCTGTCGGACGCCCGTCGAGGATGATGGGCTCAAGTTCCTTGCCGACTCCATCACCGGGGAGGAGATTCGCGACGGGGAAGAATATCAAGGTGTTCGCTTGTCTTTCGAGGCAAGGCTGGGAGTGGCCCGCATTCCGATCCAAGTGGATATCGGGTTTGGCGATGTCGTCCTGCCAAAGCCCGTCTTTTTGACGTATCCCACCCTCCTCGATTTTCCAGCGCCTCGTCTGTTGGCGTATCCGCGCGAGACCGTGATCGCGGAGAAGTTTCAGTCCATGGTCGAACTTGGAATTGCGAATAGCCGCACGAAGGATTTCTTCGATCTCTGGTCCCTGACCCGGCAGTTCGGGTTTGATGGGGCTGATCTTACTCAAGCTATCCGTGGCTCCTTTGAGCGCCGCCGGATGCCGCTGCCGACCGTTTCTCCCGTGTGCCTCACAGAAGATTTTGGGGCAATAAGGACAAGCAGGCACAATGGAAGGGCTTCCTGA
- a CDS encoding type IV toxin-antitoxin system AbiEi family antitoxin domain-containing protein, with product MATKSNKSKTQQVLDIARQLKVIRTRDLTHRGIPPVYLRRLYQRGLLQQFSRGLYVLPEGDQTEHHHLAQACKRIPQGVVCLLSALRFHGLTTQAPFEIWLAIDQKSRAPKKAHPPLRIVRMSGTTLKSGVEQHNIENVPVRVFSQAKTVADCFKFRNKIGLDVALEALRDYRRKHRGGMDELWRYAKICRVTAVMRPYLEATA from the coding sequence GTGGCGACTAAGTCGAATAAATCAAAAACGCAGCAGGTTCTCGACATCGCGCGGCAACTGAAGGTGATCCGGACGCGCGATCTCACCCACCGGGGGATTCCGCCGGTTTATCTCAGGCGGCTGTATCAGCGCGGCCTGCTCCAGCAATTCTCGCGCGGCCTGTACGTGCTCCCCGAAGGCGATCAAACCGAGCATCATCATCTCGCGCAGGCCTGCAAACGCATACCGCAGGGCGTGGTCTGCCTGCTGTCCGCTCTGCGTTTTCACGGTCTGACGACTCAGGCTCCCTTTGAAATCTGGCTGGCCATTGATCAAAAAAGCCGCGCTCCGAAGAAGGCGCATCCGCCCCTTCGGATCGTCCGCATGTCGGGGACGACGCTGAAGTCGGGCGTCGAGCAGCACAACATCGAAAACGTGCCTGTCCGGGTATTCAGCCAGGCCAAAACCGTGGCCGATTGTTTCAAGTTCCGGAACAAGATCGGACTGGATGTGGCTCTGGAGGCGCTGCGGGACTACCGGCGCAAGCACCGCGGCGGGATGGATGAGCTCTGGCGCTATGCCAAGATCTGCCGGGTGACCGCCGTGATGCGTCCGTATCTGGAGGCCACGGCGTGA
- a CDS encoding DUF4411 family protein gives MLDANVFIQAARRYYSFDVVPGFWDSLEQQAANGHLRSIDRVKQELGRGKDKLAAWAKSNFNDAFVSTDKDDVIRAYGEVMAWVRAQSQFSDAAKADFASGADGWLVAYAKAKGCVVVTEEVWNPSIKRKVPIPNVCQAFDVPFVDTFEMLRRLGVRFR, from the coding sequence GTGCTTGACGCGAACGTCTTTATTCAGGCTGCGCGCCGATACTATTCCTTCGATGTGGTTCCTGGGTTCTGGGATAGCCTAGAGCAACAGGCAGCGAACGGTCACCTTCGAAGTATTGATCGTGTGAAGCAGGAGTTGGGGCGAGGAAAGGACAAGCTAGCGGCTTGGGCGAAGAGCAATTTTAATGATGCGTTCGTCTCGACGGATAAGGACGATGTCATTCGGGCTTACGGTGAGGTCATGGCTTGGGTCCGGGCGCAGAGCCAGTTTTCCGATGCGGCCAAGGCCGATTTCGCCAGTGGCGCCGATGGCTGGCTGGTGGCCTACGCGAAGGCCAAGGGCTGTGTCGTCGTCACCGAGGAAGTTTGGAACCCCTCGATTAAGAGAAAGGTCCCAATTCCAAATGTGTGTCAGGCGTTTGATGTGCCTTTTGTGGATACGTTCGAGATGCTGAGAAGGCTGGGCGTCAGGTTTCGGTAA
- a CDS encoding ImmA/IrrE family metallo-endopeptidase produces the protein MSRVAVSRDVLRWAVDRSGLPAGVLRRRFPKIQQWESGESQPTLHQLESLAKATLTPLGFFFLPAPPEERLPIPHFRTLDGGTPSRPSPELLHTVQTMQQRQAWMREFLIDQGQDRLPFVGSARRNESPQVVADRIRRTLRFETGWAAQRPTWTDALQALRDAMEAVGILVVVNGIVGNNTHRKLDPQEFRGFVLVDDFAPLVFVNGADSKAAQMFTLAHELAHVWFGSSAAFDLRELRPADDPTEQACNLVAAECLVPERELREVWASARRENEPFQWLARHFKVSVLVIARRALDLALIQRAEFLQFYEVYQEDERRNAARRPEGGDFYATQNGRVGRQFARAVAQAVKEGQLLYSEAYRLTGLYGRAFDRYIGLLGSGEPR, from the coding sequence ATGAGCAGAGTCGCCGTTAGCCGGGACGTTTTGCGCTGGGCAGTCGATCGCTCTGGCCTGCCGGCTGGTGTCCTCCGTCGGAGGTTTCCCAAAATCCAGCAGTGGGAATCGGGCGAAAGCCAACCCACGCTGCACCAGCTCGAATCTCTGGCTAAAGCCACGCTCACCCCGCTGGGATTCTTCTTCCTTCCGGCGCCGCCCGAAGAGCGGTTACCCATCCCTCACTTCCGGACGCTCGATGGCGGCACGCCGAGTCGGCCCAGCCCTGAACTCCTTCACACCGTCCAGACAATGCAGCAACGTCAGGCCTGGATGCGCGAGTTCCTGATCGATCAAGGCCAGGACCGCTTGCCATTTGTCGGGTCGGCAAGGCGGAACGAGTCGCCCCAAGTGGTTGCGGATCGCATCCGGCGTACACTCCGGTTTGAAACGGGTTGGGCTGCTCAGCGACCAACCTGGACGGACGCCTTGCAGGCGCTGCGCGATGCGATGGAAGCCGTCGGCATTCTGGTCGTCGTCAATGGCATCGTGGGGAACAACACGCATCGCAAACTCGATCCCCAGGAGTTTCGCGGTTTCGTTCTGGTTGACGATTTTGCTCCGCTGGTCTTTGTCAATGGAGCGGATAGTAAGGCAGCCCAGATGTTCACGCTCGCGCATGAGTTAGCGCACGTGTGGTTCGGTAGCAGCGCCGCCTTCGATTTGCGAGAACTTCGGCCTGCAGATGACCCGACGGAGCAGGCATGCAATCTGGTCGCGGCAGAGTGCTTGGTTCCTGAGCGCGAGTTGCGCGAAGTCTGGGCATCGGCGAGAAGGGAGAATGAGCCGTTTCAATGGCTTGCTCGGCACTTTAAAGTCAGTGTCCTCGTTATCGCACGCCGGGCACTTGACCTCGCACTCATTCAACGCGCGGAGTTTCTACAGTTCTACGAGGTTTATCAGGAGGATGAACGTCGTAACGCTGCGAGGCGGCCGGAAGGTGGAGACTTCTACGCGACCCAAAACGGTCGTGTCGGTCGGCAATTTGCCCGCGCCGTTGCCCAAGCGGTAAAAGAAGGCCAACTTTTGTACTCCGAAGCGTATCGGCTGACGGGGCTTTACGGGAGAGCCTTCGACCGATACATCGGCTTGCTTGGCTCTGGTGAACCGCGGTGA
- a CDS encoding GIY-YIG nuclease family protein: MKQPCVYILTSRRNGTLYVGVTSDLVKRVWEHKQDLVEGFTKRYQVHRLVWYEPHESMESAIRREKAIKEWKRRWKLALIEKLNPEWQDLYESLL, encoded by the coding sequence ATGAAACAACCGTGCGTGTACATACTCACCAGTCGCCGGAACGGGACCTTGTATGTTGGGGTCACCTCCGATTTAGTCAAACGGGTCTGGGAACACAAGCAAGACCTCGTGGAGGGCTTTACGAAGCGGTATCAAGTCCACAGGCTTGTCTGGTACGAGCCCCACGAGTCCATGGAGTCGGCGATCAGGCGTGAAAAGGCGATCAAAGAATGGAAGCGGCGATGGAAACTCGCGCTGATCGAGAAGCTCAATCCCGAGTGGCAGGATTTGTACGAGTCCCTTTTGTAG
- a CDS encoding restriction endonuclease subunit S yields the protein MEWLGEIPTHWEVRPLKYCCGMNSETLNEETSPDYELRYVDISNVDSTGNVLGTEELRFENAPSRARRKVRSGDTIISTVRTYLKAIAYLNDPPDNLIVSTGFAVLRPHSGLHPPFLWRIVQSEQFVQAVQAYSEGVGYPAINPSQLGRLVVWIPKVDEQRAIAAFLDRATQKIDALVDKKERLIKLLQEKRAALITQAVTKGLDPTVPMKDSGVEWLGKIPANWKINRNKVLFREIDRRSLEGEEELLTVSHITGVTKRSAKEVYMIEAESHEGYKLCERDDLVINTMWAWMGALGIAGEPGMVSPSYNVYRLKDGVLLPRYYDHLCRVPPHVSELTRFSKGVWKSRLRLYPEEFFEIMTPIPSTKEQQAIAELLGRETAKLDALIAKVREGIEKLKEYRTALISAAVTGKIDVREECVASASAVSRHSGGSRNPE from the coding sequence GTGGAGTGGCTGGGAGAAATTCCGACGCATTGGGAGGTCAGACCGCTGAAATACTGTTGCGGTATGAATTCAGAAACACTTAATGAGGAAACCAGTCCTGACTATGAGCTTCGATATGTTGACATCAGCAATGTCGATTCAACTGGCAATGTTCTTGGCACAGAGGAACTCCGATTTGAGAACGCGCCAAGCCGCGCCCGCCGCAAAGTACGGTCAGGGGACACCATCATCTCCACTGTTCGTACCTACCTGAAAGCCATCGCCTATCTCAATGATCCGCCAGACAACCTGATTGTTTCTACTGGATTTGCAGTCTTGCGGCCTCACTCTGGGCTCCATCCGCCCTTCCTTTGGCGAATCGTGCAATCAGAACAATTCGTTCAGGCTGTGCAAGCGTATTCAGAAGGCGTTGGCTATCCGGCGATTAATCCAAGTCAATTAGGAAGACTGGTTGTCTGGATACCAAAAGTGGACGAGCAACGCGCCATCGCCGCCTTCCTCGACCGAGCGACGCAGAAGATTGATGCGCTGGTGGACAAGAAGGAGCGGCTGATCAAGTTGCTCCAGGAGAAGCGCGCCGCACTCATCACCCAGGCCGTGACCAAAGGCCTCGACCCTACCGTGCCGATGAAAGACTCCGGCGTCGAATGGCTCGGCAAGATCCCGGCGAATTGGAAAATTAACAGAAACAAAGTTCTCTTTCGCGAAATTGACCGTAGATCGCTCGAAGGAGAGGAAGAGCTTCTCACTGTTTCTCACATAACAGGAGTGACGAAGCGATCCGCAAAAGAAGTATACATGATCGAAGCTGAGTCACATGAAGGGTACAAGCTCTGTGAGCGTGATGATCTTGTCATTAATACGATGTGGGCTTGGATGGGAGCGCTGGGCATTGCAGGCGAGCCAGGAATGGTGAGCCCCTCATATAACGTCTATCGGCTCAAAGACGGGGTATTGCTGCCACGATACTATGACCACCTGTGTCGGGTTCCGCCTCATGTGTCTGAACTCACGCGCTTTTCGAAGGGAGTTTGGAAATCTCGCCTGCGCCTTTATCCCGAAGAATTTTTTGAGATTATGACCCCGATTCCAAGTACCAAAGAACAGCAAGCCATCGCGGAATTGTTGGGCCGCGAAACCGCCAAGCTCGATGCCCTGATCGCCAAGGTCCGCGAAGGAATCGAGAAGCTCAAGGAATACCGCACCGCCCTCATCTCCGCCGCAGTGACGGGGAAGATTGACGTCCGGGAGGAATGCGTTGCATCGGCATCGGCCGTCAGTCGTCATTCTGGCGGAAGCCGGAATCCAGAGTAA